The DNA window GGTCGTTCTGGATGCGGCCGATGGGGACGTCGGCAGCGAGACAGGCTTCCAGTGTGCGGTCGACAGCCGCCTCGACGGCGTCGTCGGTGTCTGCCAGTGGCTCGCCGCCCGACAGCGACATCGAGAGGTCCGCCGGCCCGACGAAGGCAAAGCCAAGCTGGGGGATATCGAGTATCTCCTCGACGTTGTCGACGGCGCGCTGGTTCTCTATCATCGTCCCGACCAGCACCTCGCTGTCCTCGCCGCCGACGAAGCTGTCGACGTAGCCCGCCCACTTGCCCGACCGTCCCACGCCGACCCCACGGTCGCCCACGTCCCCGTCGTGAGCGAAGTAGGCGGCCTCGACCGCCGGGCGCAGCTGGTCGGCGGTCTCGATACGGGGCAGCAGGATAGTCCGCACACCGGCATCCAGCACCTTCCGGACGAGGGCGGGTTCGGGCTTGGGCAGCCGGACCAGCAGCTCGATACCGCCCGCTTCGGCGGCCCGCGTCAGCTCCGCCAGCGCGGTGCTGTCGTACGGGCTTGGGCCGCCGTGTTCGAGGTCCAGCCAGACGTAGTCCAGCCCGACGTCGCCCATAATCTCGATGACCGTCGGCGAGTAGGTCGCCGCGGCGGCGCCAAAGACCGTCTCGCCCGATTCGAGCGCCCGCCGAAGCCCGTTCTCGCTTCTCATGGTGTTCGCTCCGCGGTGGCGCCTGTCGACCCACCGGGTCGCACAGCCGGGCCGGACGCGGCGGCCCGGAGCGGCCATCGCCGGTCGAAGCGCTGTCGACACGTGCCTGCCATGTGTGGCATACACTAACATATTACTGGCGGCGACTTAAAATGTAGCCCGAACAACCTGTCTGGGGGCCACCAGGTCGGGGCAGGCCTGCTGTGTGGCGCTGTCCCAAACCATAATGTGACAGAAATTGTTATACAATTTATGAGTCACGCAGACAGCGCGCTCGCGACGGACCTCCTCGTCATCGGGGCCGGGCCGGGCGGCTACACGGCGGCGATTCGGGGCGCACAGCGGGGACTGGACGTCGTCCTGGTCGAGCGGGAGACGGTCGGCGGCGTCTGTATCAACCACGGCTGTATCCCGGCCAAATCGCTCATCCACGCCGCCGGGTTCCAGAAAGACATCCAGCACTGGTCGGATATCGGCATCGAGACGGGCGAGGTGTCGGTGGACTTCGACGCTATCCAGGACTGGAAGAACGACGTCATCGAGCGGCTGACCGACAACATCCGCGCGGGGCTGGACGACCACGACGTCCGGCTCCTGGGCGGGACGGCGAGCTTTCGGGACTCCTCGACCGTCGTCGTCGAGGGCGAGCGGGGCGACCGAACTATCGAGTTCGACAACGCTATCGTCGCGACCGGCTCCGAGCCGCTCGAACTCCCCGGGCTGGGGTTCGACAACGACCGCGTCATCTCCTCGCGGGAGGTCCTCCAGCTCGACGCGGTGCCCGAGGAGCTCGTCGTGGTTGGCGGCGGCTACATCGGGATGGAGGCCGTCACGAAGTTCGCCAAGTTCGGCTCGTCGGTCAGAGTCGTCGAGGCACGCGACCGCGTTCTGGGGATGTTCGAGGAGGAAATCGTCGACACCATCCAGGAGACCAGCGAGATGTACACCGACGGTATCTACACGAACGCCATGGCCACGGGGCTGGAGTACGACGACGAGGGCCGGCCGGTGTTACTCGTCGACCACGACGGCACGGAACGGCGGCTCTCGGCCGACTACGTCATCGTCGCGGCGGGGCGGGACACGACGGCGGCTCGGGACCGTATCGCCCTGGAGAACACGGACGTCGAACTGACCGAGAGGGGGTACATCGAGACGGACGACCAACTGCGGACGACGGACGAGAACATCTTCGCCGTCGGCGACGCCGCGGGCGAGCCGTTCCTGGCCCACGTCGCCTACGAGGAGGGAAAGGTCGCCGCCGCCGCTGCGGCCGGCGACGACGCCGCGCTGGGCACCGATTACCTCCCCTCTGTGATGTACACCGACCCGGAGGTCGCGGTGGTCGGCCACAGCGAGTCCGAGGCCCGTGAGGCGTACGCCGACGTGCTGGTCGGCCGGGTGCCGATGTCCTCCTCGGGTCGCGCGCTCTCGGCGAACAAACCGGCGGGCTACGTGAAGGTGGTCGCGGCCCCCGACGGCGAACTGCTGGGTGCACAGGTCGTCGGCGCCCGCGCCTCCGACACTATCGCCGAGGCGACGCTGGCGCTGGAACTGGACGCCACTGTCGACGACCTCAGGGGGACGGCCCACGCCCATCCGACCTTCCCCGAGGCGCTGGCGGACGCCGCTGCCGACGCCGTCGGGGAGTCAATCCACTCCCACTAGCGCCGTTCGACCCTGGTATCTCACGCTTGTCACTGCCTGCCATTCGGCTGCTCGCTACCTGGCACTTGCTAGCACATCCAAACAGCTATGGACATTTAGCATTATAGTCATATCATGCAGTCTACAGGCAACGAGGCAGTACGCATCGGGCTGAACGGCTTCGGGCGCATCGGACGCACCGTCTTCCGGGCGGCGCTCCACGACGACCGCGTCGACATCGTCGGCATCAACGACCTCATGGAGAACGAGGAGATGGCCTACCTCGCGAAGCACGACACCGTGATGGGGACCCTCGACGGCGTCGACCTCCGCGACGGCGAACTGGTCGTCGAGGACGCCGACTTTTCGGCGCCGCTGTTCGGCGAACGCTCGCCGGCAGACCTCCCGTGGGACGACCACGACGTCGACGTCGCCTTCGAGTGTACGGGTATCTTCCGCACCCGCGAGGACGCAAGCCAGTATCTCGAGGCGGGCGCCGACAAGGTGGTCATCTCCGCGCCGCCGAAGGGCGAGGACCCGGTCAAACAGATCGTCTACGGCGTCAACCAGGACGAGTACGACGGCGAGGAGATCGTCTCGAACGCCTCCTGTACCACGAACTCCGTCACCCCGGTGGTGGACGTCCTCGACGAGCAGTTCGGCATCGAGTACGGCCAGCTGACCACCGTCCACGCCTACACCGGCTCCCAGAACCTCGTCGACGGGCCGAGCGGGAAGCCCCGTCGGCGCCGCGCGGCCGCCGAGAACATCATCCCGACGACCACCGGCGCCGCGAAGGCGGTCACCGAGGTCCTCCCGCAACTGGAGGGCAAGCTCGACGGGATGGCCATCCGCGTCCCGGTCCCGGCGGGCTCGATAACCGAACTCCTCGTGAACCTCGAGGAAGACGTGACCGCGGGCGATGTCAACGCGGCGTTCCGCGAGGCGGCCGATGGCCACCTCGAAGGGGTCATGGGCGTCACCGACGAATCGGTCGTCTCCTCGGACATCGTCGGGCTCCCGTACTCGACCTACGTCGACCTCGACCTGACGAACGTGGTCGGCGGGATGACCAAGATATTCACCTGGTACGACAACGAGTACGGCTTCTCCAGCCGGATGCTCGACGTCGCCGATCACATCACCGAGAACTGAACCGAAGCTGCGGTCGGGGTGGGTGACTCGTGCCCGTCCGGACCGAGACCCGTTTTCCGCGCCGAATTACCGGTCGTCCTGCCCGTTCTGGTGTATCGCGTCGTCGTAGATGACGCCGCGTTCGGCGTCCAGTGTCACCACGTCGCCCTCTGTGGCCTTGTCGGAGATGCTCGCGCCGGAGACCATCGGAATCGACAGCTCCCGGGCGACCACCGCCGCGTAGCCGGTCGTGCCCTCGTGGGCGTCGACGATGCCGGCTATCCGCCCGGTGTCGCCGGTGAACTCCCCGTCGAAGTGGTTCGGGACGCTGAGTATCGCGCCGTCGGGCACGTCGTCTATGTTCCCGTCGCCGACCCGGTGGAAGGGCCCGGAGACGAGCCCCGGAACCACCGACTCCCCCCGGCCGACGGTCTCGGAGGCGACGTGAATCTTCAGCATGTTCGAGGTGTTGACCCCTTCCAGTTCCGTCATCATCCCCGAGAGGACGACGACCGTGTCGCCGCTTTCGACTGCCTCCGTCTCCAGGCCCGACTGGACGGCGCTGTTGATGATGGCACCCGCGCCCTCGGCGGTGTAGGGCGTCGTCGCGGGCGTGATACCCCACGAGAGGGTCAGCCGGCGCTGGACCTCCACGTTGGGTGTCGAGGCGACGATGGGAATCGACGGCCGGAACTTCGCGGCCTTGAGCGCGGTGTAACCCGATTCGGAGGCGGCGACGATGGCGTCCGCGCCGATGTCACGCGCCAGGAACCGGGCCGAGCGAGCCAGCGCGTCGGCCCGCGACGCGTCGGCGTCGGGCACGTGCTGTTCGCGGTTCTCGTCGTACTCCGGGGCGTCCTCGACGTCCTGAACGATGTTGGCCATCGTCTCGACGACGCGCACCGGATGCTCGCCCATGGCCGTCTCGCCCGAGAGCATCACGGCGTCGGTGCCGTCAAGCACTGCGTTGGCCACGTCGGAGGCCTCCGCACGGGTCGGTCGTCGGGCCGTCGTCATCGAGTCGAGCATCTCCGTGGCGGTGATGACCGGGACCCCCGCCTCGTTGCACTTGCGGATGATGCGCTTCTGTATCATCGGGACGTCTTCGAGCGGGAGCTCCACCCCGAGGTCGCCGCGGGCGACCATGATGCCATAGGACGCCTCGATGATTGAGTCGATATTGTCGACGGCGATGTCCCGTTCGATCTTGGAGATGATGGGGATGTCCGCCCCGAGCTCCGAAAGTGTCTCCTCTATCTCGCGGACGAAATCCCCGTCACGGACGAACGAGGCCGCGACGAAGTCGACCTCTTTCTCCGCGGCGACCTCCAGCTCGGTCTGGTCTTTCTCGGTGACGGTCGGCAGTCCCAGTTCGACGCCTGGGACGATGACGCCCTTGCGCCCGCCTAACTTCCCACCGTTCCCGACGGTCGCCGTGATAGTCTCGCCGTCGACCTCGTCGACGGTGGCCGCGATACGGGCGTCGTCCAGCAGGATGCGGTCGCCCGGCTCGACCGCGGAGATGTCGTGTGAGAGGCCGATCTCCTCCGGCGTGGCCTCGCTGCCTACGACGAATCGCACCGTCGACCCGGCCGCAAGCTGGATGGGCTCGTCCAGCGGCGCCGTCCGGACCTCGGGGCCGGGGAGGTCGTGCATCACTGCGACCGGGGCCTCCGTGTCCTCGTCGACCTCGCGGACCCGTTCGATGACTGTCCGGCGGTCCTCGGGCGTACCGTGGCTCGCGTTCATCCGGGCGACGGCCATCCCGGCCTCGGCCAGCCCGGTCAGTGTCTCCACCGAGTCCGAGGCCGGGCCGATGGTGCAGACGATCTTCGCGGACCGCATCTCAGGCCTGCCCCTCGATGCGCAGCAGTTCGTTCAGCTTCGCGGTTCGCTCGCCGCCGACCGTCCCGGTCTTGATGAAGGGCGCGTCGGTGCCGACCGCGACGTGGGCGATGGTGGTGTCCTCGGTCTCGCCGCTACGATGTGAGATGACCGACTCGATGTCGTTCTCGGCGCCGCGCTCGATGGCGTCGATGGCGTCGGTGAGCGTCCCTATCTGGTTGGGCTTGATGAGGATGCTGTTGGCCGACCCCTTCTCGATGCCCTCCTGCAGGCGCGAGGTGTTGGTCACGAACAGGTCGTCCCCGCAGATGAGCGTCTCCTCGCGGACCCGGTCTGTCAGTTCGGCCCACTCGCCGAAGGCGTTCTCGTCGAGTGGGTCTTCGACGTACTTCAGGCCGTACTCGTGGACCATCTCCTCGACGTAGTCTATCTGTTCCGCGGTGGATTTCACGTCGTCGTCGTAGACGTACTCGCCGTTCTCGTGGAGCTCGGAGGCGGCCATATCCAGCCCGAAGCCGATTTCGAAGCCGAGCTCGTCGGCGACGGTCGTCGTCGCGTCGTCGACGATGTCGAACGCTTTCGCGTCGTCGATAGGTGGCGCCCACGCCCCCTCGTCGCCCTTGTTCGTCGGGATGCCCTCGGCCTGGAGCAGCTCCTTGATGTGGGCGTGGACCCGCGCGTTCGCGAGGACCGCCTCTTCGACGCTCGGTGCGCCCACCGGCACCGAGAGGAACTCCTGGATGTTGGTCGCCTCGGCGGCGTGGGCGCCGCCGCCGATGACGTTCCCCAGCGGCGTGGGGGTCGTGTTCCCGCGGAAGGTCCCCCCGAGGTGGTGGTACAGTGGGATACCGATGCTGTCGGCGCCGGCCTTGGCGGCGGCCATACTGATGGCGACGGCCGAGTTGGCACCGATCTCCGAGAAGTTCGTGGTCCCGTCTGCCTCCCGTAGCGCGGCGTCGACCGCCCGCTGGTTCTCCGCGTCGACCTCGCTCTCGAGGTCGGGAATCGCTTTCTCCTCGGCTCGCTCGATGGCCTCGGCCGCGTCCAGTTCGATGGCCTCGTGTTCGCCCGTCGACGCCCCGCTGGGCGCCGCCGCGCGGCCGAAGCCACCGCTCGTCGTCGAGACGTCCGCCTCGACCGTCGTGTTTCCTCTCGAATCCAGTACGCGTCGCAGTGTGATGTCGGTGATGCGTGTCATGGGTGGTCCACGGGAGATGCGCGACTGCGTGACATGTGGCCAAGCCGTAAGTTCTCTCCCGTTGTCAAACTATTCAAACAACGCGATGAAAGTCTTTCCGGTGGTTCTGGCGACTTTCAGGCGCTCACATGCCAGTATTCGGATGCCGCCGACTACCGACGAGACGGCCCGGAATCGCGCCGCCCCGCGTTGCTTCGAGGACGCCGTCGCTTCGCCGCGCGGCTACGCCGCTTGGCATCGAGGCGCGTAGCGCCTCGCTTCGCTCAGCCATCTCCGCCCTGCTCCACGGCTCACTGCGTTCGCCGTGTCGCTACGAGGCGACCGTCACTCCGTTCCGGTAGCCTCGCCGACCACGTCCTCGTCGGTCGGCCCCTGCCCGTCGAACTCGGCGACGACCGCGTCCAGCTCTGCCGGGTCCTCGACGTGGGGGAGCCGTTCGTCGGCGGTCGTCGACTCGGCGTCGACGCCCAGCTTGTCACAGGCCAGGTCGGCCGCCGCTTCGGCCATCTGCCGGTAGGTGGTCAGCTTCCCGCCGACGATGCTGGCCATGTTCTCGACGCCGTCGTCGGCGTGGTCCAGCAGGAAGAACCCCCGGGAGATACCGCGGCCGCCGCGGGCCTGCTCGTCGGGCGCGAACAGCGGTCGGATACCCCACCAGGTCCGTATCTCGGGGGCGTCTTCGACCGGTGGGAGCATATCCCCACACTCCGCTCGGGTCCGCTCCTTTTCGGCCTGGTCGGTCTCGTACTCGTCCGGATCGTCGACGTCGACGCTCGTCGTCCCAAGCACGACCTCGCCCTCGTGGGGGACGACGATGTCGCCGTCGTCCGGGTCACGACAGCGGTTCAGCACCGGCTCCAGGTCG is part of the Haloarcula salinisoli genome and encodes:
- the lpdA gene encoding dihydrolipoyl dehydrogenase; the encoded protein is MSHADSALATDLLVIGAGPGGYTAAIRGAQRGLDVVLVERETVGGVCINHGCIPAKSLIHAAGFQKDIQHWSDIGIETGEVSVDFDAIQDWKNDVIERLTDNIRAGLDDHDVRLLGGTASFRDSSTVVVEGERGDRTIEFDNAIVATGSEPLELPGLGFDNDRVISSREVLQLDAVPEELVVVGGGYIGMEAVTKFAKFGSSVRVVEARDRVLGMFEEEIVDTIQETSEMYTDGIYTNAMATGLEYDDEGRPVLLVDHDGTERRLSADYVIVAAGRDTTAARDRIALENTDVELTERGYIETDDQLRTTDENIFAVGDAAGEPFLAHVAYEEGKVAAAAAAGDDAALGTDYLPSVMYTDPEVAVVGHSESEAREAYADVLVGRVPMSSSGRALSANKPAGYVKVVAAPDGELLGAQVVGARASDTIAEATLALELDATVDDLRGTAHAHPTFPEALADAAADAVGESIHSH
- a CDS encoding HpcH/HpaI aldolase family protein yields the protein MRSENGLRRALESGETVFGAAAATYSPTVIEIMGDVGLDYVWLDLEHGGPSPYDSTALAELTRAAEAGGIELLVRLPKPEPALVRKVLDAGVRTILLPRIETADQLRPAVEAAYFAHDGDVGDRGVGVGRSGKWAGYVDSFVGGEDSEVLVGTMIENQRAVDNVEEILDIPQLGFAFVGPADLSMSLSGGEPLADTDDAVEAAVDRTLEACLAADVPIGRIQNDPMAAQAAIDAGYQILRIGGDSGAIREVLGSRLTELR
- the pyk gene encoding pyruvate kinase — protein: MRSAKIVCTIGPASDSVETLTGLAEAGMAVARMNASHGTPEDRRTVIERVREVDEDTEAPVAVMHDLPGPEVRTAPLDEPIQLAAGSTVRFVVGSEATPEEIGLSHDISAVEPGDRILLDDARIAATVDEVDGETITATVGNGGKLGGRKGVIVPGVELGLPTVTEKDQTELEVAAEKEVDFVAASFVRDGDFVREIEETLSELGADIPIISKIERDIAVDNIDSIIEASYGIMVARGDLGVELPLEDVPMIQKRIIRKCNEAGVPVITATEMLDSMTTARRPTRAEASDVANAVLDGTDAVMLSGETAMGEHPVRVVETMANIVQDVEDAPEYDENREQHVPDADASRADALARSARFLARDIGADAIVAASESGYTALKAAKFRPSIPIVASTPNVEVQRRLTLSWGITPATTPYTAEGAGAIINSAVQSGLETEAVESGDTVVVLSGMMTELEGVNTSNMLKIHVASETVGRGESVVPGLVSGPFHRVGDGNIDDVPDGAILSVPNHFDGEFTGDTGRIAGIVDAHEGTTGYAAVVARELSIPMVSGASISDKATEGDVVTLDAERGVIYDDAIHQNGQDDR
- the gap gene encoding type I glyceraldehyde-3-phosphate dehydrogenase, which produces MQSTGNEAVRIGLNGFGRIGRTVFRAALHDDRVDIVGINDLMENEEMAYLAKHDTVMGTLDGVDLRDGELVVEDADFSAPLFGERSPADLPWDDHDVDVAFECTGIFRTREDASQYLEAGADKVVISAPPKGEDPVKQIVYGVNQDEYDGEEIVSNASCTTNSVTPVVDVLDEQFGIEYGQLTTVHAYTGSQNLVDGPSGKPRRRRAAAENIIPTTTGAAKAVTEVLPQLEGKLDGMAIRVPVPAGSITELLVNLEEDVTAGDVNAAFREAADGHLEGVMGVTDESVVSSDIVGLPYSTYVDLDLTNVVGGMTKIFTWYDNEYGFSSRMLDVADHITEN
- the eno gene encoding phosphopyruvate hydratase gives rise to the protein MTRITDITLRRVLDSRGNTTVEADVSTTSGGFGRAAAPSGASTGEHEAIELDAAEAIERAEEKAIPDLESEVDAENQRAVDAALREADGTTNFSEIGANSAVAISMAAAKAGADSIGIPLYHHLGGTFRGNTTPTPLGNVIGGGAHAAEATNIQEFLSVPVGAPSVEEAVLANARVHAHIKELLQAEGIPTNKGDEGAWAPPIDDAKAFDIVDDATTTVADELGFEIGFGLDMAASELHENGEYVYDDDVKSTAEQIDYVEEMVHEYGLKYVEDPLDENAFGEWAELTDRVREETLICGDDLFVTNTSRLQEGIEKGSANSILIKPNQIGTLTDAIDAIERGAENDIESVISHRSGETEDTTIAHVAVGTDAPFIKTGTVGGERTAKLNELLRIEGQA